In Chanodichthys erythropterus isolate Z2021 chromosome 9, ASM2448905v1, whole genome shotgun sequence, a genomic segment contains:
- the gstt1a gene encoding glutathione S-transferase theta-1a produces the protein MPLELYLDLHSQPCRSVFIFAKINKIPFEFKAVDLSAGEQYGDEFGKVSIIRKVPVLKDGDFILTESIAILQYLAAKHHTPDHWYPAELQKRAQVDEFLSWQHTNIRTHGSKVFWFRGVLPAVTGAPVPKEKMDAAVEDLNVSLKTFEDKFLQSRPFIIGEKISLADLVAIVEMMQPVGTGLDVFQGRSALSAWRDRVKKEIGVEVFDEAHNVIMNVDTLPQTFENKGLPEFLKLRIQKMFN, from the exons ATGCCACTGGAGTTGTATCTCGATCTGCATTCCCAGCCATGCCGCTCAGTCTTCATATTTGCCAAGATAAATAAAATTCCCTTTGAATTCAAAGCCGTGGATTTATCTGCAG GTGAACAATATGGAGATGAGTTTGGCAAGGTCAGCATCATAAGGAAAGTTCCTGTTCTCAAAGACGGAGATTTTATTCTCACAGAGAG TATAGCTATACTGCAGTACTTGGCAGCAAAACATCACACTCCTGACCACTGGTATCCAGCTGAACTGCAGAAGCGTGCACAAGTTGATGAGTTTCTCTCCTGgcagcacacaaacatcagAACTCATGGGTCAAAGGTCTTCTGGTTCAGG GGGGTCTTGCCTGCGGTCACAGGTGCCCCGGTGCCCAAGGAGAAGATGGATGCTGCCGTGGAGGACCTCAATGTGTCTCTGAAGACCTTTGAGGACAAGTTTCTGCAGAGCAGACCTTTTATAATTGGAGAGAAAATATCTCTGGCTGATCTTGTAGCCATTGTGGAGATGATGCAG CCGGTCGGTACAGGTCTAGATGTGTTTCAAGGCAGATCTGCTCTGAGTGCCTGGAGAGACAGAGTGAAGAAGGAGATCGGTGTGGAAGTCTTCGATGAAGCCCATAATGTTATAATGAATGTTGATACGCTGCCACAAACCTTTGAAAACAAGGGTTTACCTGAGTTTCTCAAGCTAAGGATACAGAAAATGTTTAACTGA